A genomic segment from Neobacillus sp. YX16 encodes:
- a CDS encoding ABC transporter ATP-binding protein, translating into MKLEQVSIQINQETIIHSMDLTVLPREIFVLMGPSGSGKTTLLKGIAGILPLASGKQSWESGTGTIGMVFQEPRLFPHLTVLENIAFGLRVKGMPAKERKARALDFLRNLQLDSLENRYPHQLSGGQQQRVSLGRTLILNPDLILLDEPFASLDPPLRKDLIDWLYELQRKFGFAILWVTHYIDEALVVADRIGIILEGRLQQIGSPFELFQQPASEKIAQFFSLPNRFSREQWCRWFGRELPIPESLDMGWVDPNQLQIVASDNGLIRERIGESLCIIEGVVLKIKPGRDGCAVTVIVNGQTFDVNKIGWEAVPGVNENISILIPFEKIHWYSQ; encoded by the coding sequence GTGAAGCTTGAGCAAGTATCGATACAGATTAATCAGGAGACAATCATTCATTCAATGGATTTAACAGTCCTCCCAAGAGAAATTTTTGTGTTAATGGGACCGTCAGGAAGTGGGAAAACCACATTGCTAAAGGGGATCGCGGGGATTTTGCCGTTGGCTTCAGGGAAACAAAGCTGGGAAAGCGGTACAGGTACTATAGGGATGGTTTTTCAGGAGCCACGGCTTTTTCCGCATCTGACTGTTTTGGAAAATATCGCTTTCGGCTTACGGGTAAAAGGAATGCCTGCCAAGGAGAGAAAGGCAAGGGCCCTAGACTTTTTAAGAAATTTGCAGCTGGACAGCTTGGAAAATCGCTATCCCCATCAATTATCTGGCGGGCAGCAGCAGCGCGTTTCCTTGGGGAGGACGCTGATTCTAAATCCCGATCTCATTTTGCTGGACGAACCGTTTGCATCATTGGATCCTCCATTGCGGAAGGATTTGATTGATTGGTTGTATGAATTGCAAAGGAAGTTTGGCTTTGCAATATTATGGGTAACGCATTATATTGATGAGGCACTGGTTGTTGCTGATCGAATCGGAATCATCCTAGAAGGAAGATTGCAGCAAATTGGCTCGCCCTTCGAACTTTTTCAACAGCCAGCCTCCGAAAAAATTGCCCAATTTTTCTCCCTGCCAAATCGATTTTCCCGTGAACAATGGTGCCGTTGGTTTGGGAGGGAGCTGCCTATACCTGAATCATTGGACATGGGCTGGGTCGATCCTAATCAATTACAGATAGTAGCCTCCGATAACGGCTTAATAAGGGAACGTATTGGTGAATCGCTGTGTATCATTGAAGGTGTGGTTTTAAAGATAAAGCCTGGCAGAGATGGATGTGCGGTGACTGTAATCGTGAATGGTCAAACATTTGATGTAAATAAAATCGGGTGGGAAGCAGTTCCGGGTGTAAATGAAAACATTTCGATCCTTATTCCATTCGAGAAAATACATTGGTATAGTCAATAA
- a CDS encoding CDP-alcohol phosphatidyltransferase family protein — MLDTYGRKAVQPIISKTAQYLLKIGLRANHVTYIAFLIGLLASGLVYFGHPITGVVVLWASGFLDAVDGCMARYSKSSSAWGTVLDVTFDRVVETGILVALALRHPEPNILFLFLLLAISIIFTMTIFLTVGALSEKESYKSFYYQPGLAERTEGFILFSLLVLFQGQLELWTIIFIAVELITGFQRLLEAKRILS; from the coding sequence GTGCTCGATACATATGGCCGTAAGGCGGTGCAGCCTATCATTTCAAAAACTGCACAATATTTATTAAAGATTGGCCTGAGAGCCAACCATGTTACATATATTGCTTTTTTAATCGGCCTGTTAGCAAGTGGTCTTGTCTACTTTGGGCATCCAATTACCGGGGTGGTCGTCCTCTGGGCTTCTGGTTTCCTCGATGCAGTTGATGGGTGCATGGCGAGATATAGTAAATCCTCATCGGCTTGGGGGACTGTCCTCGATGTCACCTTTGATAGAGTGGTAGAAACGGGGATTCTTGTGGCGCTGGCACTTAGGCATCCTGAACCAAACATATTGTTTCTGTTTCTCCTGCTGGCCATCTCCATTATTTTTACCATGACCATTTTTTTAACAGTAGGAGCTTTATCTGAAAAAGAAAGTTATAAATCCTTTTACTATCAGCCCGGCTTGGCAGAAAGGACAGAAGGATTCATACTATTTTCATTACTTGTTCTTTTTCAGGGACAATTAGAATTATGGACCATTATCTTTATTGCAGTTGAATTAATAACAGGATTTCAACGTCTATTAGAAGCGAAGAGAATCCTTTCTTGA
- a CDS encoding sensor histidine kinase → MFNLAALMLEKVGIIVIVAFLLSQMKSFRHIIQTRHKTNERILLILLFGAFGIISNYTGVEVHYNSINRATWLSELEHESALANTRVMGIVIGGLLGGPIVGVGAGLVAGVHRYTLGGFTAFSCAISTILAGIIAGYFGKKRKQMGKQITAGFAVMIGMIMESVQMLLILVLAKPFEQAWSLVQFISIPMIFGNGLGTLLFMIIIGAIKRDKELTRANQTNQAFLIADQTLPYFRQGLSFHSCREIAEIMLKLTHADAVSITDDHQVLAHVGAGSDHHIPKSKPETGLTKKVLEYGKVSVAKSKIEILCVQNDCPLEAAIVLPLRVKNKIVGTLKMYYTDPEKLDRVQQELAEGLANLFSTQLELAEAERQTKLLKDAEIKALQAQIHPHFLFNSMNTISALCRTDADKARKLLLELSSFFRGNLQGARQMLLPLEKELANVKAYLSLEQTRFPNKYFVDFQIEPGLEELLIPPFTLQPLVENAIHHGFPRSKSEGRITIQIFSENNQLQIIVADNGKGIPNERIKVLGKQNVNSKKGNGTAIFNINERLKGIYNGQACLTIKSQVDQVDHGTTVTISIPHDYKGVFDQNAESVHSG, encoded by the coding sequence ATGTTTAATTTAGCGGCATTAATGCTTGAGAAGGTCGGAATTATTGTCATTGTTGCTTTTTTACTTTCGCAAATGAAATCATTTCGTCATATTATTCAAACCAGACACAAGACTAATGAGAGAATCCTGCTTATTTTACTTTTTGGTGCTTTTGGGATCATTAGTAATTATACAGGGGTTGAAGTTCATTATAATTCTATTAATAGAGCGACGTGGCTTTCTGAGTTAGAACACGAAAGTGCCCTGGCAAATACAAGAGTGATGGGGATAGTCATTGGAGGTTTGCTTGGTGGCCCGATAGTGGGTGTTGGTGCAGGCCTGGTCGCTGGAGTCCACCGTTACACGTTAGGCGGTTTCACCGCATTTTCTTGTGCAATTTCTACTATCCTAGCTGGAATTATAGCAGGTTACTTTGGAAAAAAAAGAAAACAGATGGGGAAACAAATCACTGCTGGATTTGCTGTCATGATAGGTATGATAATGGAGTCTGTGCAGATGTTACTGATACTTGTTCTTGCTAAACCCTTTGAACAAGCGTGGAGTCTTGTACAGTTTATTAGCATCCCGATGATATTCGGCAATGGGTTAGGTACATTGCTATTTATGATTATTATAGGAGCAATTAAACGTGATAAAGAACTTACCCGTGCAAATCAAACCAACCAGGCATTTCTTATTGCCGATCAAACTCTGCCATATTTTCGACAAGGCTTAAGTTTCCATTCCTGCAGGGAAATAGCGGAAATTATGCTGAAACTAACCCATGCTGACGCGGTATCCATTACAGATGACCACCAAGTCCTAGCTCATGTCGGTGCTGGGTCAGATCACCATATCCCTAAGTCAAAACCAGAGACAGGTTTGACAAAAAAAGTTCTCGAATACGGCAAGGTTTCAGTTGCAAAATCGAAGATAGAAATTCTCTGTGTTCAAAATGATTGTCCTTTAGAAGCCGCCATTGTGCTGCCATTAAGGGTTAAAAATAAAATTGTCGGTACATTAAAAATGTATTATACCGATCCTGAAAAATTAGATAGGGTGCAGCAGGAATTAGCGGAAGGACTAGCTAATCTCTTTTCTACACAGCTAGAGCTTGCAGAAGCAGAAAGACAGACGAAGCTATTGAAGGATGCAGAAATCAAAGCCTTACAGGCACAAATCCATCCGCACTTTTTATTTAATAGTATGAATACCATCTCCGCACTTTGCCGAACAGATGCAGATAAGGCGCGTAAATTACTGTTGGAGCTCAGTTCATTTTTTCGCGGCAATCTTCAGGGAGCAAGGCAGATGCTCCTTCCGTTGGAGAAGGAATTGGCGAATGTCAAGGCTTATCTTTCTTTGGAACAGACCCGTTTTCCAAATAAGTACTTCGTAGATTTTCAAATTGAACCAGGTCTCGAAGAGCTGCTGATTCCGCCGTTTACCCTGCAGCCATTGGTAGAAAATGCGATTCATCATGGCTTTCCTCGAAGTAAATCTGAGGGGAGAATCACCATTCAGATTTTTTCCGAAAATAATCAATTGCAAATTATTGTTGCGGATAACGGAAAAGGCATTCCTAATGAGAGGATAAAAGTATTAGGTAAGCAAAATGTAAACTCAAAAAAAGGAAATGGCACGGCTATTTTTAATATAAATGAACGTCTTAAAGGAATTTATAATGGTCAAGCCTGTTTAACTATAAAAAGTCAAGTGGATCAAGTGGATCATGGAACAACAGTCACGATTTCCATTCCGCACGACTATAAAGGAGTTTTTGATCAAAATGCTGAAAGCGTACATAGTGGATGA
- a CDS encoding LytTR family transcriptional regulator DNA-binding domain-containing protein produces the protein MLKAYIVDDEPLARDELKYLLNRSKQVVVLGESDCVEDAIADIFGLKPDLVFLDIELADESGLDLAKQLENLNPAPATVFATAYDEFAYQAFELNAVDYILKPFDEERIGKTLKKIKKMQKIGDQDFPIYSSEKNNQNGKIAVLVDERIILLPNADIVYLESSEGKCTIETMDQKYKVSEALVVLEKKLTNTKFLRVHRSFIVNIDHIVEIEPWFNSTYNLIMKNDSKVPVSRTYVKELKQMVGI, from the coding sequence ATGCTGAAAGCGTACATAGTGGATGATGAACCATTAGCAAGAGATGAATTAAAATACTTGTTGAATCGCAGCAAACAGGTTGTCGTCTTGGGTGAAAGTGATTGTGTCGAGGATGCCATTGCAGATATTTTTGGGTTAAAACCAGATCTTGTCTTTTTAGATATTGAACTGGCTGATGAAAGCGGATTGGACTTAGCAAAGCAATTAGAAAACCTAAATCCGGCTCCAGCAACTGTTTTTGCTACTGCTTACGATGAGTTTGCGTATCAGGCATTTGAATTAAATGCAGTGGATTATATATTAAAACCATTTGATGAAGAACGTATCGGAAAAACACTGAAAAAAATTAAAAAGATGCAAAAAATTGGAGATCAGGATTTTCCGATTTATTCCTCTGAGAAAAACAACCAAAATGGAAAGATTGCCGTCCTTGTCGATGAAAGAATTATTTTATTACCCAATGCTGACATTGTTTATTTAGAATCCAGTGAGGGTAAGTGCACAATCGAAACAATGGACCAAAAGTACAAAGTAAGTGAGGCGCTCGTTGTATTAGAGAAAAAGCTAACTAACACCAAATTTCTTCGCGTCCACCGCAGTTTTATTGTAAACATCGACCATATCGTAGAAATAGAGCCTTGGTTTAACTCTACTTATAATTTAATCATGAAAAACGATTCAAAGGTTCCGGTCAGCCGGACCTATGTAAAAGAATTAAAGCAGATGGTAGGGATCTGA
- a CDS encoding carbon starvation protein A: MNAISIVIGSICILLIVYRLYGTFMAAKVLKLNDSKPTPAQKLEDGQDYVPTNKWVVFGHHFAAIAAAGPLVGPILAAQFGYLPGLLWLLIGAVIGGAVHDMVVLFASMRREGKSLSEVAKEELGPVAGFCTGLAMLFIITITMAGLSMVVLGALERNPWGTFAVGITIPIAMGVGLYHKKTGNLKLATTVGFILIMAAIVWGPNIQGTWLGDLLTLEKSTLALILPIYAFFAAALPVWLLLAPRDYLSTFMKIGVFAALIVGVFIVNPEVQFPAFTDFINGGGPVVAGPVWPFISITIACGAISGFHAFVGSGTTPKMISRWGDIKGVAFGAMLVECLVAIMALIAAISLQPGDYFAINSSPEKFATLGMETVELDQLEEKVGMDLEGRTGGAVTLAVGMTYIFTAVPFFAKLASYFYQFVILFEAVFILTAIDSGTRVARYLIQDFLGDFIKPLKRTDSLGANIFASALACFVWGYLLFSGDISSVWALFGVSNQLMASIGLIVGATVILKIAEKRWYMLTCLIPLAYLFVTVMTAGYWMIKNVYFNAENAGFSVLNGILSITMLILGIVIMVASINKWIKLWKIPQNLLVEQSEKEVA, encoded by the coding sequence ATGAATGCGATTTCAATTGTAATAGGTTCAATATGTATCCTCTTAATCGTTTATCGTTTATATGGCACATTTATGGCGGCAAAGGTTTTGAAACTTAATGATTCTAAGCCGACACCTGCTCAAAAATTAGAAGATGGACAGGATTATGTACCTACAAATAAATGGGTTGTATTTGGTCACCATTTTGCTGCGATAGCTGCAGCTGGACCTTTAGTTGGTCCAATTCTGGCAGCACAATTCGGTTATTTACCGGGACTACTGTGGCTGTTAATTGGTGCAGTAATTGGTGGAGCTGTCCACGATATGGTCGTTCTTTTTGCATCAATGCGCAGAGAAGGAAAATCTTTATCAGAGGTTGCAAAGGAAGAACTCGGTCCTGTAGCAGGATTCTGTACAGGATTAGCGATGTTATTCATTATCACGATTACCATGGCAGGTTTGTCAATGGTTGTGTTGGGCGCACTTGAAAGAAACCCATGGGGAACGTTTGCAGTTGGCATCACCATTCCGATTGCAATGGGTGTTGGATTATATCATAAAAAGACCGGCAATTTAAAACTAGCTACAACTGTTGGTTTCATTCTAATCATGGCAGCAATCGTATGGGGACCGAATATTCAAGGTACATGGTTAGGAGATTTGTTAACACTTGAAAAAAGTACGCTTGCTCTTATTTTACCAATCTATGCATTTTTTGCAGCAGCATTACCTGTCTGGTTATTGCTGGCACCACGCGATTATTTAAGTACATTTATGAAGATTGGCGTATTCGCAGCATTGATCGTTGGGGTATTCATTGTAAACCCAGAGGTTCAATTCCCTGCATTTACAGATTTTATTAATGGCGGGGGTCCTGTTGTTGCTGGTCCAGTTTGGCCATTTATCTCGATTACAATTGCTTGCGGAGCAATTTCAGGATTCCACGCATTCGTTGGGTCTGGTACAACACCGAAGATGATCAGCCGCTGGGGTGACATTAAAGGTGTGGCTTTTGGGGCTATGCTTGTTGAATGCTTAGTGGCAATTATGGCTTTAATTGCTGCCATCTCTCTTCAACCAGGAGATTATTTTGCTATCAATTCATCACCTGAGAAATTCGCAACACTTGGAATGGAAACAGTTGAACTTGACCAACTGGAGGAAAAGGTGGGAATGGACCTTGAAGGAAGAACAGGTGGGGCCGTTACCCTCGCTGTAGGGATGACATACATCTTCACTGCAGTCCCATTCTTCGCAAAATTAGCATCTTATTTCTATCAATTTGTCATTCTATTTGAGGCTGTCTTTATCTTAACTGCGATTGATTCAGGAACCAGGGTTGCTCGTTATCTTATCCAGGATTTCCTTGGAGACTTTATTAAACCATTAAAACGTACAGATTCACTTGGAGCAAATATCTTTGCGAGTGCACTTGCCTGCTTCGTATGGGGATATCTTCTTTTCTCAGGGGACATCAGTTCCGTTTGGGCACTATTTGGTGTATCAAACCAATTAATGGCTTCTATCGGACTCATTGTCGGAGCAACAGTAATCCTTAAGATTGCAGAAAAGCGCTGGTACATGCTGACATGTCTAATTCCGCTTGCTTACCTATTTGTAACTGTAATGACTGCAGGCTACTGGATGATTAAAAACGTCTACTTCAATGCAGAAAATGCTGGTTTCAGCGTATTAAACGGTATTCTATCCATTACCATGCTCATCCTTGGTATAGTAATTATGGTTGCTTCAATAAACAAATGGATTAAGCTTTGGAAAATTCCACAAAATCTATTAGTAGAACAATCGGAAAAAGAAGTAGCATAA